The following coding sequences are from one Mycobacterium bourgelatii window:
- a CDS encoding RNA degradosome polyphosphate kinase, whose translation MIRNDRRVTDTEAQVRADENAWDPDDSGLAAPPAATADAVNDRLPEDRYLNRELSWLDFNARVLALAADSSLPLLERAKFLAIFASNLDEFYMVRVAGLKRRDEMGLSVRSADGLTPREQLRLIGEKTQQIASRHARVFHDVVLPAFRDEGIYIVTWNDLDQAERDQLSVYFNDQVFPVLTPLAVDPAHPFPFVSGLSLNLAVTVKQPEDGTQHFARIKVPDNVDRFVQLRTNRNGESTEGPAPLRFLPMEELIAAFLPVLFPGMEIVEHHAFRITRNADFEVEEDRDEDLLQALERELARRRFGSPVRLEVADDMTEGMLELLLRELDVDPGDVIEVPGLLDLSSLWQIYAVDRPGLKDRAFVPATHPAFADRETPKSIFATLREGDVLVHHPYDSFSTSVQRFIEVAAADPNVLAIKQTLYRTSGDSPIVRALIDAAEAGKQVVALVEIKARFDEQANIRWARTLEQAGVHVVYGLVGLKTHCKTCLVVRREGPIIRRYCHIGTGNYNGKTARLYEDVGLLTAAPDIGADLTDLFNSLTGYSRKLSYRNLLVAPHGIRTGIIERVEREVAAHKQSGPTQGQGRIRLKMNALVDEQVIDALYRASQEGVRVEVVVRGICALRPGAEGYSENISVRSILGRFLEHSRIIHFNAINEFWIGSADMMHRNLDRRVEVMVQVKDPRLTGQLDELFESALDPATRCWELGRDGQWTASPREGQSVRDHQVSLMERHRS comes from the coding sequence GTGATACGCAATGATCGCAGAGTGACCGATACCGAAGCTCAAGTGCGCGCCGACGAGAACGCCTGGGATCCAGACGACTCCGGCCTTGCCGCACCGCCCGCCGCGACAGCCGACGCGGTCAACGACCGGCTTCCAGAAGATCGTTACCTCAACAGGGAACTGAGCTGGCTCGACTTCAACGCTCGGGTCCTGGCGCTGGCCGCCGACAGTTCGTTGCCGTTGCTCGAGCGGGCAAAGTTTCTGGCGATCTTTGCGTCCAATCTCGATGAGTTCTACATGGTTCGGGTGGCCGGCCTCAAACGGCGTGACGAGATGGGGTTGTCGGTCCGCTCCGCCGACGGTTTGACGCCGCGCGAGCAGCTGCGCCTCATCGGCGAGAAGACCCAGCAGATCGCCAGCCGCCACGCGCGCGTGTTCCACGACGTGGTGCTACCGGCTTTCCGCGATGAGGGCATCTACATCGTCACGTGGAACGATCTCGATCAAGCCGAGCGCGACCAATTGTCGGTCTATTTCAACGACCAGGTCTTCCCCGTACTGACACCACTGGCGGTCGATCCGGCCCACCCGTTCCCCTTCGTCAGCGGGTTGAGCCTGAATCTGGCGGTCACCGTCAAGCAACCCGAGGACGGAACCCAGCATTTCGCCCGGATCAAGGTCCCCGACAACGTCGACCGCTTCGTCCAACTCCGCACGAACCGCAACGGCGAAAGCACCGAAGGCCCAGCCCCCCTACGGTTCCTGCCGATGGAGGAACTGATCGCGGCTTTTCTGCCGGTGCTGTTCCCCGGCATGGAAATCGTCGAGCACCACGCGTTCCGCATCACCCGCAACGCGGATTTCGAGGTCGAGGAGGACCGCGACGAGGACCTGTTGCAGGCGCTCGAGCGGGAATTGGCTCGCCGACGTTTCGGCTCGCCGGTTCGGCTCGAAGTCGCCGATGACATGACCGAGGGCATGTTGGAGTTGCTACTGCGCGAACTCGACGTGGATCCCGGTGACGTCATCGAGGTTCCGGGGTTACTCGATCTATCGTCGCTATGGCAGATCTACGCTGTCGACCGGCCGGGCCTCAAGGACCGGGCTTTCGTTCCCGCAACCCATCCCGCGTTCGCCGACCGCGAGACACCCAAGAGCATCTTCGCCACCCTGCGCGAAGGCGATGTGCTGGTTCATCATCCGTACGACTCGTTCTCCACCAGCGTGCAGCGGTTCATCGAGGTGGCCGCCGCCGATCCCAACGTGCTTGCGATCAAACAGACCCTGTACCGCACCTCGGGCGACTCCCCGATCGTGCGGGCGCTGATCGACGCCGCGGAAGCCGGAAAGCAAGTAGTGGCATTGGTGGAGATCAAAGCGCGCTTCGACGAGCAAGCCAACATTCGATGGGCCCGCACGTTGGAGCAAGCGGGCGTGCACGTGGTCTACGGTCTCGTCGGGCTCAAGACGCACTGCAAGACATGCCTGGTGGTGCGTCGCGAAGGTCCGATCATCCGGCGGTATTGCCACATCGGCACCGGCAACTACAACGGCAAGACAGCCCGCCTCTACGAGGATGTCGGCCTGCTGACCGCGGCACCGGATATCGGCGCCGACCTCACCGACTTGTTCAATTCGCTCACCGGATATTCGCGGAAGCTCTCGTACCGCAACCTCTTGGTCGCGCCGCACGGAATTCGCACCGGGATCATCGAACGAGTGGAGCGGGAAGTGGCCGCTCACAAACAAAGCGGCCCCACTCAGGGTCAGGGCCGTATTCGGCTCAAGATGAATGCTCTGGTCGACGAACAGGTCATCGACGCCCTCTACCGCGCCTCGCAGGAGGGGGTGCGGGTAGAGGTGGTGGTGCGCGGCATCTGTGCGCTGCGCCCCGGCGCGGAAGGCTACTCCGAAAACATCTCGGTCCGCTCGATTCTCGGTCGCTTCCTGGAACACTCGCGGATCATCCACTTCAATGCGATCAACGAGTTTTGGATCGGCAGTGCCGACATGATGCACCGCAATCTGGACCGCCGCGTCGAGGTGATGGTTCAAGTCAAAGACCCACGACTGACCGGGCAGTTGGACGAACTGTTCGAGTCCGCGCTGGACCCGGCGACCCGGTGCTGGGAACTGGGCCGCGATGGCCAATGGACCGCCTCGCCACGGGAGGGCCAGAGCGTTCGCGATCATCAGGTGTCGTTGATGGAGCGACACCGCAGCTGA
- the cofC gene encoding 2-phospho-L-lactate guanylyltransferase, with protein sequence MSGTRAERKGDVGLIIAVKRLAAAKTRLAPVFSAQTRESVVLAMLMDTLAAAARVPALQSITVITPDEAATAAATELGATVLADPTPEGDPDPLNNAIAAAERAVAESSPNIVVLQGDLPALQTQELAEAIAAARHHRRSFVADRLGTGTSVLCAFGAKLDPQFGADSSARHRRSGAIELTGAWPGLRCDVDTPADLAAARRLGVGPATARALAHR encoded by the coding sequence GTGAGCGGCACCCGGGCCGAGCGTAAGGGTGATGTGGGGTTGATCATCGCCGTCAAGCGGTTGGCCGCCGCCAAGACCAGACTGGCACCGGTGTTCTCCGCGCAGACCCGGGAGAGCGTGGTGCTGGCCATGCTGATGGACACCCTGGCCGCGGCGGCGCGCGTGCCCGCCCTGCAATCGATCACCGTCATCACCCCCGATGAAGCGGCGACGGCCGCAGCGACCGAGCTCGGCGCCACCGTGCTGGCCGACCCGACGCCGGAGGGCGACCCGGATCCGTTGAACAACGCCATTGCCGCGGCCGAGCGCGCCGTTGCCGAATCGTCTCCCAATATCGTTGTCCTGCAAGGTGATTTGCCCGCGCTACAAACACAGGAACTCGCCGAAGCGATCGCGGCCGCGCGACATCACCGACGTAGTTTCGTCGCTGACCGGCTGGGAACCGGCACTTCGGTACTGTGCGCTTTCGGAGCCAAGCTAGACCCGCAATTCGGCGCGGATTCGTCCGCACGGCACCGGCGTTCGGGTGCTATCGAACTGACCGGCGCCTGGCCCGGACTGCGGTGCGATGTCGACACTCCGGCCGACCTCGCCGCCGCGCGGCGTCTCGGCGTGGGCCCCGCGACCGCGCGCGCTCTGGCGCATCGTTAG
- a CDS encoding NAD(P)H-dependent glycerol-3-phosphate dehydrogenase codes for MASSETIAVMGAGAWGTVLAKVLADAGQQVTLWARRAEVAEEINKTSRNPDYLPGMLLPPGVRATADPEEALSGVTTVLLGVPAQTMRSNLERWAGLLTDGATLVSLAKGIELDTLMRMSQVIISVTGVDAGQVAVISGPNLASEIAEGQPAATVIACSDSGRAVALQRFLNSGYFRPYTNSDVVGTEIGGACKNVIALACGMAAGVGLGENTAAAIITRGLAEIMRLGLALGAKGTTLAGLAGVGDLVATCTSPHSRNRSFGELLGRGETMQSALDRKDGYVVEGVTSCQSVLALASSYDVEMPLTDAVHRVCHKGLSVNEAIALLLGRSTKPE; via the coding sequence ATGGCCAGCTCGGAAACCATTGCAGTGATGGGCGCTGGCGCATGGGGCACGGTGCTCGCAAAGGTGCTCGCCGACGCCGGGCAACAGGTCACGCTGTGGGCGCGACGAGCGGAAGTCGCGGAGGAGATCAACAAGACCAGCCGCAACCCCGACTATCTCCCGGGGATGTTGCTGCCGCCCGGTGTACGGGCCACGGCCGACCCGGAAGAAGCGCTGAGCGGCGTCACGACGGTGCTGTTGGGTGTGCCGGCGCAGACGATGCGGAGCAACCTCGAGCGTTGGGCGGGGCTGCTGACCGACGGTGCAACGCTGGTCAGCCTGGCCAAGGGGATCGAGCTGGACACCCTGATGCGGATGAGCCAGGTGATCATCTCGGTGACCGGCGTGGACGCGGGACAGGTCGCCGTGATCTCAGGCCCCAACCTGGCCAGTGAGATCGCCGAGGGACAGCCCGCGGCCACAGTCATCGCCTGCAGCGACTCCGGTCGCGCGGTCGCGTTGCAACGCTTCCTGAACAGCGGATACTTCCGGCCCTACACAAACTCCGATGTCGTCGGCACCGAGATCGGCGGAGCCTGCAAGAACGTCATCGCGCTCGCGTGCGGGATGGCCGCCGGTGTCGGACTGGGTGAAAACACCGCTGCGGCGATAATCACCCGCGGCCTGGCGGAGATCATGCGCCTGGGGTTGGCGCTCGGGGCCAAGGGCACGACGCTCGCGGGCCTGGCCGGAGTTGGCGATTTGGTGGCCACCTGCACGTCGCCGCATTCGCGTAACCGCTCGTTCGGCGAGTTGTTGGGCCGTGGGGAGACCATGCAATCCGCGCTGGATCGCAAGGACGGCTACGTCGTCGAGGGCGTGACGTCGTGCCAGTCGGTGCTGGCGCTAGCGTCCAGCTACGACGTCGAAATGCCACTCACCGACGCCGTACATCGGGTCTGTCACAAGGGGCTGTCGGTGAACGAGGCGATAGCGTTGCTTTTGGGGCGCAGCACCAAGCCCGAATGA
- a CDS encoding D-alanine--D-alanine ligase family protein, which produces MNASEQREGRVRVAVVFGGRSNEHGISCVSAGSILRNLDPRRFEVLAIGITRDGSWVLTDGDPDALAITNRQLPEVNAQSGTELALPADPQRSGQLVSLQHSTGPNAREVLASVDVVFPVLHGPYGEDGTIQGLLELAGLPYVGAGVLASATGMDKEFTKKLLIAEGLPVGAHAVLRPTRATLDPEERERLGLPAFVKPARGGSSIGVSRVTSWDELPAAIAEARRHDPKVIVEAAINGRELECGVLEMPDGTVEASTLGEIRVAGVRGREDSFYDFATKYLDDAAELDVPAKVDDDVADALRQLAIRAFTAIDCQGLARVDFFLTDNGPVINEINTMPGFTTISMYPRMWAASGVDYPTLLATMVDTALARGVGLR; this is translated from the coding sequence GTGAATGCCAGCGAGCAGCGTGAGGGGCGTGTGCGCGTGGCCGTCGTCTTCGGCGGACGCAGCAACGAGCACGGCATCTCCTGCGTGTCGGCGGGCAGCATCCTGCGCAATCTGGATCCGCGCCGGTTCGAGGTACTGGCGATCGGCATTACCCGGGATGGCTCGTGGGTGCTCACCGATGGTGACCCCGACGCGCTGGCCATCACCAACCGGCAATTGCCGGAGGTGAACGCCCAATCGGGCACCGAACTCGCGCTGCCGGCTGATCCACAGCGCAGCGGCCAATTGGTGTCGTTGCAGCACTCGACAGGCCCCAATGCGCGGGAAGTCCTGGCCTCGGTCGACGTGGTGTTTCCGGTGCTGCACGGGCCCTACGGCGAGGACGGCACCATTCAGGGGCTGCTCGAGCTCGCGGGCCTGCCCTATGTGGGTGCGGGGGTGCTGGCCAGCGCCACCGGCATGGACAAGGAGTTCACCAAGAAGCTGCTCATCGCCGAGGGGCTGCCGGTGGGTGCGCACGCCGTGCTGCGACCGACACGCGCGACCCTTGATCCCGAGGAACGTGAGCGGCTTGGGTTGCCGGCCTTCGTCAAGCCGGCCAGGGGCGGTTCCTCGATCGGCGTGAGCCGGGTGACCAGCTGGGACGAATTGCCCGCCGCGATCGCCGAGGCCCGTCGCCATGACCCCAAGGTGATCGTCGAGGCGGCGATCAATGGCCGTGAGCTGGAATGCGGTGTGCTCGAAATGCCTGACGGCACAGTGGAAGCCAGCACCTTGGGCGAGATCAGGGTGGCCGGGGTACGCGGCCGTGAGGATTCGTTCTACGACTTCGCGACCAAATATCTCGACGACGCGGCCGAATTGGACGTGCCGGCCAAGGTTGACGACGACGTCGCCGACGCCCTGCGACAGTTGGCGATCCGGGCTTTCACCGCCATCGACTGCCAGGGGCTGGCTCGGGTGGACTTCTTCCTCACCGACAACGGTCCGGTGATCAACGAGATCAACACCATGCCGGGCTTCACCACGATCTCGATGTATCCGCGGATGTGGGCGGCCAGCGGCGTCGACTATCCCACCCTGCTGGCGACCATGGTGGACACCGCGTTGGCGCGCGGTGTAGGCCTGCGGTAG
- a CDS encoding DUF3515 domain-containing protein, producing the protein MPDPDGPPRALIIAAVALAVTALGVILAIAATQHGPAKPVELPAAAAPQAGAPPCQALLAALPQRLGDYERATVAQPAPEGAVAWRSGRSEPVILRCGLERPADFVIGSPIQVVDRVQWFQTASGSGENQFTWYAVDRPVYVALTLPTDAGPTPIQQLSETIDRTMDAVPIRPGPPR; encoded by the coding sequence GTGCCCGACCCCGACGGGCCGCCACGTGCCCTCATCATCGCCGCGGTGGCGCTGGCCGTGACGGCGCTGGGTGTCATTCTCGCGATCGCGGCAACCCAGCACGGACCGGCGAAACCCGTTGAGCTCCCGGCCGCGGCCGCACCGCAAGCCGGCGCGCCGCCGTGCCAGGCGCTGTTGGCCGCGCTGCCGCAGCGACTCGGGGACTACGAGCGTGCAACGGTGGCGCAACCCGCACCCGAGGGCGCCGTGGCGTGGCGTTCCGGACGCAGCGAACCGGTGATCCTGCGCTGTGGGCTGGAACGGCCGGCCGACTTCGTCATCGGCTCCCCCATCCAAGTCGTCGACCGTGTGCAGTGGTTCCAGACGGCCTCCGGATCCGGTGAGAACCAATTCACTTGGTATGCCGTGGATCGTCCGGTCTACGTCGCGCTCACGCTGCCGACCGACGCCGGACCCACGCCGATCCAGCAACTGTCGGAGACGATTGACCGGACCATGGACGCAGTGCCGATCCGCCCCGGCCCGCCCCGTTAG
- a CDS encoding thiamine-phosphate kinase, translating to MREDTPAESPTLEQLGEFTVIDRLVRGRRQPAAVELGPGDDAAVVSTGGGRTVISTDMLVQDRHFRLDWSTPHDVGRKAIAQNAADIEAMGARPVSFVVGFGAPANTLAEWASSLADGLWHEADRIGAGIVGGDLVHCPQWVVSVTVLGDLDGRAPVLRSGARAGSVLAVTGELGRSGAGYELWHNGIRGFDELRRRHLVPAPPYGQGVVAAAAGAQAMIDISDGLVADLRHVAQASGVGIEVSTAALAVDRDALAAAGAAVGADPLSWVLGGGEDHALVACFPDAVPPGWRVIGRVIDGPARVLIDGEEWTGYAGWQSFAQ from the coding sequence GTGCGCGAGGACACTCCGGCGGAATCTCCGACGCTGGAACAGCTGGGGGAATTCACCGTCATCGACCGGCTGGTGCGGGGGCGCCGTCAACCCGCCGCGGTCGAACTCGGACCCGGCGACGACGCGGCGGTGGTATCCACCGGTGGTGGCCGCACGGTGATTTCCACCGACATGCTCGTGCAGGACCGGCACTTTCGGCTGGACTGGTCGACGCCGCACGACGTCGGTCGCAAAGCCATCGCGCAGAACGCGGCCGACATCGAGGCGATGGGCGCGCGGCCGGTGTCGTTCGTCGTGGGGTTCGGCGCACCGGCCAATACGTTGGCCGAGTGGGCGAGTTCGTTGGCCGACGGGTTGTGGCACGAGGCCGACCGGATCGGTGCGGGCATCGTGGGCGGTGACTTGGTCCACTGTCCACAATGGGTGGTGTCGGTGACCGTGTTGGGCGACCTGGACGGCCGGGCGCCGGTGTTGCGTTCCGGGGCGCGGGCCGGTTCGGTGCTCGCCGTCACCGGTGAATTGGGTCGGTCTGGCGCAGGTTATGAGTTGTGGCACAACGGAATTAGAGGCTTCGACGAGCTGCGGCGCCGCCATCTGGTGCCGGCACCGCCCTATGGCCAGGGTGTGGTGGCCGCGGCGGCGGGTGCCCAGGCGATGATCGACATTTCCGACGGCTTGGTAGCGGACCTGCGGCACGTTGCGCAAGCGTCTGGCGTCGGGATCGAGGTGTCCACCGCGGCGTTGGCCGTGGACCGTGACGCGTTGGCTGCGGCGGGCGCCGCGGTGGGGGCGGACCCGTTGTCGTGGGTGTTGGGCGGGGGTGAAGATCATGCGCTGGTGGCCTGTTTTCCCGACGCGGTGCCGCCCGGTTGGCGAGTGATCGGAAGGGTGATTGACGGGCCGGCGCGGGTGTTGATTGACGGCGAGGAATGGACGGGTTATGCGGGCTGGCAGTCGTTTGCGCAATGA